One window of Phycisphaeraceae bacterium genomic DNA carries:
- the ggt gene encoding gamma-glutamyltransferase: protein MPLAHSLSPRLFMHSLIRVAVFLLLAPAVASAQSETAPAAVPTSGFGATFTRYAVAADHPIASRVGAEMLAKGGNAVDAAVAASFTLSVVRPFSCGIGGGGFMLISLPPKDAKPGAPRVERAINYRELAPRAARKNFYESLDQERASLDGALASGVPGTVAGLLYALETYGTLDRATVLAPAIRAAREGFQTDGAYMRAAINATERFVINKDYQTRFAFTWERFLGSGAIALGDTIKNPEQAALLEAIVRDGADAFYSGAFAQSLIEHVNADALVTYTAGGRAAPRSAAWFTEADFRLPRVDDGEPLTVEFLGKRVLLMPPPSSGGIAIGQILGLAERRGLATLWSEGNSASYAHQLAESFKFAFADRSNYLADPKFTAIPVKKLLGAQRLDDFARRINPSRSYGPEYYGEPGQIKIDSGTSHISVIDGRGGAVACTETINTEFGSYVAVPGSGFCLNNQMDDFTTRLDKPNAYGLRQSEKNLPEPGKRPLSSMSPTIVLDADVPIIVAGASGGPRIITATAQSILNILVRNMNAADAVAAKRMHHQWLPSVLEIERGFDDKEIMSGMGVSLWLRKLRHNVKDATSGAVVQLIHRTPAGTLDAVSDPRKGGVPAGE, encoded by the coding sequence ATGCCTCTCGCTCATTCCCTCAGCCCGCGTTTGTTTATGCACTCTCTCATTCGAGTTGCGGTGTTCCTCCTTCTCGCACCGGCAGTCGCTTCCGCCCAATCCGAGACCGCCCCCGCTGCTGTTCCCACCTCGGGCTTCGGCGCCACCTTCACCAGGTACGCCGTTGCAGCGGATCATCCGATCGCCTCGCGGGTGGGCGCGGAGATGCTCGCCAAGGGGGGCAACGCCGTTGACGCGGCCGTCGCTGCATCGTTCACGCTCTCCGTGGTTCGCCCCTTCTCGTGCGGGATCGGCGGCGGCGGATTCATGCTCATCTCACTTCCGCCCAAAGACGCGAAGCCCGGAGCCCCCCGCGTCGAGCGTGCGATCAACTACCGCGAGCTCGCGCCGCGTGCCGCACGCAAGAACTTCTACGAGTCTCTCGACCAGGAGCGTGCTTCGCTCGACGGTGCGCTCGCTTCGGGTGTGCCCGGCACTGTCGCGGGGCTGCTCTATGCCCTCGAGACGTACGGCACGCTCGACCGTGCCACCGTGCTCGCCCCGGCCATTCGGGCCGCACGCGAGGGCTTCCAGACGGACGGCGCGTACATGCGTGCGGCCATCAACGCCACCGAGCGGTTCGTGATCAACAAGGACTACCAGACGCGCTTCGCGTTCACGTGGGAGCGATTCCTCGGTTCGGGCGCGATCGCGCTCGGCGACACCATCAAGAACCCTGAGCAGGCCGCGCTGCTGGAGGCGATCGTCCGAGATGGAGCCGATGCCTTTTACAGCGGCGCGTTCGCGCAGTCGCTCATCGAGCACGTGAACGCGGACGCGTTGGTCACGTACACAGCGGGCGGGCGAGCGGCCCCGCGTTCTGCGGCATGGTTTACCGAGGCCGACTTCAGACTCCCGCGTGTCGATGACGGCGAGCCGCTGACCGTCGAGTTTCTCGGCAAGCGGGTCCTGCTGATGCCGCCGCCGAGTTCCGGAGGGATCGCGATCGGGCAGATTCTGGGGCTCGCCGAACGCCGCGGGCTTGCGACACTCTGGTCCGAGGGGAACAGCGCGTCGTACGCGCACCAACTGGCCGAGTCGTTCAAGTTCGCCTTTGCGGATCGCTCCAACTACCTGGCCGATCCGAAGTTCACGGCCATCCCGGTGAAGAAGCTGCTCGGGGCGCAGCGTCTGGACGACTTTGCCAGGCGCATCAACCCCTCCCGCTCGTACGGACCCGAGTACTACGGCGAGCCCGGGCAGATCAAGATCGATTCCGGCACCAGCCACATCAGCGTGATCGACGGCCGGGGCGGTGCGGTCGCGTGTACCGAGACCATCAACACCGAGTTCGGCTCGTATGTTGCGGTTCCCGGCTCGGGGTTCTGCCTCAACAATCAGATGGATGATTTCACCACGCGTCTGGACAAGCCCAACGCCTATGGGCTCCGCCAATCAGAGAAGAACCTCCCCGAGCCGGGCAAGCGCCCGCTCAGCAGCATGTCTCCCACCATCGTGCTCGATGCCGATGTCCCGATCATCGTCGCCGGCGCATCCGGCGGCCCGCGCATCATCACGGCAACGGCTCAGTCGATCCTCAACATTCTGGTTCGCAACATGAATGCCGCGGACGCCGTTGCCGCCAAGCGGATGCACCACCAGTGGCTCCCCAGCGTTCTTGAGATCGAGCGCGGGTTCGACGACAAAGAGATCATGAGCGGGATGGGCGTGTCGCTCTGGCTTCGCAAGCTTCGGCACAACGTCAAGGATGCAACCAGCGGCGCGGTCGTTCAGCTGATCCACAGGACCCCCGCAGGGACGCTCGACGCCGTCTCCGACCCCCGCAAGGGCGGCGTTCCGGCGGGAGAGTGA